A segment of the Streptomyces sp. ITFR-21 genome:
GCGGCTCCCTTCCCGTCGCCCCGCCCTCGGCGCCCCGATACCCGGCACCCCCCCCGGCCCCGATACCCGGCGACCCGGGACCCCGGTGTCACGGCGCCCCGGCTACTTCCGCCGCATCACCCGGACGAACTCGGGGTCCTGAGCCAGTTTGATGCCCGCCTCGAAGCGGCTGGTCGCGCCGAGCCGCTCCATGAGCTTGGTGACGGCGCGCTGCACGGTACGGCGGCTGACGCCCATCCTGCGGGCGATCTGGTCGTCGCTCAGGCCCTCGGCGAGCAGCCGGACCGCGATCCGCTCCTGCGGGGTGAGCTCGGTGTCCCCCGGGGCGGCGGCCGGCGCGGCCGGCTCGTACGGGACCGCGCGCAGCCACAGGTCCTCGTACACCGAGATCTGCGCCTGGATCAGGGCCGAGCCGCGGACCACGACCATCAGCGGCGACTCGGCGCGCGGCTGGTAGCCGGTCAGGAAGACGGCCACCTGGCTGTCGTAGATGATCAGGTCGTACGGCGCGTGGTCGATCAGCCGGACCTCGACGCCCAGCTCGGCCAGCTCCCGCAGATGGCGGTTGAAGTGTGGCAGCTGGGCGGCGGACTGCGGAAGGATCGTCCGGTTGCGCACCCCCCGGCCGATCATCTCCGCGTCCTGGCGGGCCGACGCGTCCAGCGCCTCCATGGGTGCCACCGGGCCGGGGTGCACCGCGGCCGAAGTGTGCCGGACCGTGCTGTCCAGCTCGCGCAGCAGCCGGTCCTTC
Coding sequences within it:
- a CDS encoding helix-turn-helix transcriptional regulator, translating into MRDDDETPALAIYQVLRARGTAASAGELGKAAGLDQDQAERGRRRLERLGLIRAQDGVLEPVDPDTALTRTMETYHATAAEQARSAVAVRELTDSLLTVYRPAVAREASLVEVEYYSDRRQKDRLLRELDSTVRHTSAAVHPGPVAPMEALDASARQDAEMIGRGVRNRTILPQSAAQLPHFNRHLRELAELGVEVRLIDHAPYDLIIYDSQVAVFLTGYQPRAESPLMVVVRGSALIQAQISVYEDLWLRAVPYEPAAPAAAPGDTELTPQERIAVRLLAEGLSDDQIARRMGVSRRTVQRAVTKLMERLGATSRFEAGIKLAQDPEFVRVMRRK